AGTCCACTCTCTGGGTAAGCTTATGTCTATCTCCTTAGGCAACTCCAGAGTCTTTCCGCCAGCCTATCATCCTTAACGTGAAACTACTTCTTTCTTCGAGGCTGTGTAGTTCTACCTCAGCTTCAAGGTCAGGCTGACTTCGATCGCTCTCTGCAATCTTCGCCCCCAATTCAAACCACTGCGCTTAACTTCCTTTTTGCCCTGAGATTGCCAAATCTCGAAGGCTGGTTGCCAAACAGCCTCTTCCACTCTAGTCTTGGCGAACCAGCGTAGCCTTGGCCGTTTCCCTGCTTGCTCTCAGCAAAACGGTCGGGGACTTGACAAGGCGAACATCGCGTGATAACATAATTGATGAATCGAGAGATAATTTGGAGGCATATTGTGGACGAACCGCGACAGAAACCAATACCAGTTACTCGCCAGGAACGGGCAAGCTTGGAGCAGCACAAGCAGCGCTATGAGGGCGCTACCGGGGACACTGGCGACTGGGGCAAGTTTCTGGGGACCATTGCGCTCCTTGGCCTAGCTGCGGCTGGCATTTACGCATTGGTTAAAGCCACAGAAAGATCTCAGCAGTCGGTGGACGTTTGCTGCTGCCGATGTAGCCGAAATTTCGTGATGGCTGTGCCGGAGGGTACTGGCCGGGCAGTCTACACCAGTTGCCCACACTGCGGGATCGAACTCGTGGTGGACTTAGGTACATCGCGATAAGCAGGTTACAGACGATGGCGGCGAGTGTCGGAGCCACTCACCGCCTCGGGCCACGAAACAGGCGAGTTCGCCTTTCCCGTGTGCCCATTAACGTTATGGCAAATCGTGCAGGAGAGTGCAACCTGAAGCCTTGGAATATGTAGGTGCTTGAGATGGCGAAGCTGAAGTTCAACCTCAGGGATGAACTGATGGAGCAGATCAAGGCTGAAGCTGACCGGCTCTGGCCGGGGCAGGGCATGATCGCCATCAGACGGCTGGTCCGGGATAGCCTGAGGCGGCTGTGGAGATACTCCCGTGGGGATGGTAGAGTTCGATATCGAGATGGATGATGACCTGATCGCCAAGACCCGTGATCTTGCTCTGCGGTACTTTGGCGACGACCAGGAGAAGTGCCTGGCTAAGGTGCTCGAAGTGGCGTTTCAGATACGCTGTCTGTGGTCGCGCTCAGTAAAGGAAGGTCAGATGGAGACCGATGAGGCCATCAGCAAGTGGCAATTTGGGGAATCGCCGGTTACCCCAGAAAATGGCGCTACGGTACGGCGCTGGTTATTCAGGAGGTAGAGATGACAGCTACGGAGGTCATGAACAAAGAACGATTGGATGGATACATTCTAGAAGCAGCGAAGGCAGCTGGCTACGAGGGAGGCTTCGGCGTTGCAGGAGGCGACTTGAACCTCAGGCATTGGTGGGCAGCGTACACCAGACAGTCAACAAGGGAGCAAGCGGAAAATGATCGCCTGGGGGAGTATTTGCTCACCTGTGCAAGGCTGGCCCAGCAGAACGGCGGCATCGTCCCGAGGGAGTACGTGATATACGATGCTGAGTCCAGTGAAGACCTGAATCGCCCGGGTATGATCAGGCTACGTAAGGAGTTGATAGCACGTAGACGCATAGCTGGCATTGTTATTCCCTTTCAGGGACGTCTGTCTGCTGACCCTCTGCATCAGTTGGCCTTCGAGCGGGAGTGCGCCTACTATGGCGTGGGGATAGTATACGGGGATGCCCCTGGCGGGCTGGATTGGGCCAGCCAGACGACGAGGCTTATCCAGGCCCAGGCCAATGCCTTGAGGGTCAAATGCAATCGTGATAACGCGCTGGCGGGGAATATTGCCCGGGTTCTAGCTGGCAAAGCTCCTGCCCACAGGGCAGGCTACGGCTATGTTTACCGTACCGAAAAGACCATTGAGGCTCGAACGGGGAGAGCCAAAGTACTCCGGGCCTGGTGGGAAATAGACGAACTGGGGCCGGATGGGGAGCCAGCTTGGGGAAGCCCGGCCTGGGTGGTGACACAGATTTTCCTCTGGCTGGCAGAGGAAGGTCGCACTGCCTATTGGGTGGCCAGCAAACTGAATCAACTCGGGATCCGACCACCATACCGGACATCCTGGGCTCCCAAGACTGTCATCAAGATAGCTGGTCGGAGGTGTTACACAGGAAAGGCGGAATACAATGCCAATGGCCGCTTCCCGAACCCTGAGAAGCCATTAGGTGATCTCACGTTAGGAATCAAGAAAACGCTCATCCGTCCCAAACCTGAGAAGGAAAAGGTAGTTTTCGACGTTCCACCTCTCATTACGGAGGAACAGTGGCAAAGGGCCAATGAAAATCTCAGGAAGAGAGGCCGCGGCAGGGGCAAGCAGGGCAGAAGGATTCAGGCTTTGTTCCGCACCCGGATGCTCTGCCCGAAATGCACCAAGCCGATGTCTGTTCTGCAGAAGAGAGGCAGCGACCTGGTCTATTACTATTGTCGGGCACATTACTGCCCATGGCTGAAAGACCCTTGCACCTATAGTCGTTTTGTTCCAGGAACCTGGGATGATGAGATTTGGGAGGAGATCTGCGTCATGCTGAATAATGATGCCTGGCTGGACCAGCAACTGTCAGCGGAACTGTCCCAGAGTGAGGACCTGGAGAAGCTTATCCGGATGGAGCAATTTAAGATCAGCCAGGCTAAAATGCGCATCGGCAAGGTGCAGGAAGGGTGGGAGAAGGGTTTCTACACGCCGGGGGAAGTCCAAACTAAACTTAACGAGTACCGGGAGACCATTGCCGGGGCAGAGGCGGAGATTGGAGGATTTCGTAATCAAATGGCGAACAGGAGCCTTAGCTCCGTTGAAGCTGAGTTGCTGCGGCAGGAGCTGAAGGCTCTCAGGGATCGAAATCTGCTGGATTCGGCTTTTGAAGAAAGGGAGGACCTGGTTGCTAAGCTCGGAATCAAGATCCTACCATCAGATGACTTGAAGTCGAGGAAAATATTCTGCCGGTTGAACCTCGCTGAAGTAAACGAAGAGAGGGAGCAGGGCGGTTTCGCAAAAATGACCTTTGGTGGAGCTGGGGGGACTCGAACCCCCGACCTTCTGACTGCCAGTCAGACGCTCTCCCTCTGAGCCACAGCCCCAAACCACAGTTAATGTACCAGAAAACGGCCCGCGGCACAAGAAGAATGGTCTCTTCTCTTTGGCCCCTCTACCGTCTCATATGTTTCTGAACGAACTCAGAAGCCAGAGCAATTCACCATACTTGCTTACCTGCTTCACCCCACACGCGTCATTTGCGGAACTTGTTCGTGTTGAGTATAATCTTCTCCTGGTATGACAGATAAGGCTCTAAGCGGGCTGAAGGTGCTGGAATGGGCAGATTTCATTGCTGGGCCTTATTGTGGCAAACTTCTGGCCGACCTGGGTGCTGAGGTAATCAAAATAGAGAAGCCTGGTGTTGGCGATGAATCCAGGCAGCGCGGCCCCTTCCCCGCGCACATACCCCACCCCGAGAAAAGCGGGCTGTTCCTCTACCTTAATTCAAACAAGCTCGGCATCACCCTGAACGTGGACACAGCCACCGGCCGAAAGATCTTCAAAGAACTGCTGAAGACAACCGACATCTTGATAGAAGACCACACACCGGCCGCCATGGAGAAGCTGGGACTCGACTATCCCAACCTCCAGAAAGTGAACCCGGCACTGATTATGGTCTCTATCACTGCCTTTGGACAAACTGGGCCCTACAGGGACTACAAGGGTTATGCCATTAATGCCAGCGCTCTCGGTGGTCAAAGCGTCTGTGCCGGAGAGCCAGGCCGTGAACCTTTGACACCTCCACTATGTCTGGGACATTATCAAAGTGGCGCAGCCGGTGCCACGGCCGCCATGGCTGCCCTGTTCGCTCGGGAATTGAGCGGCAAAGGGCAGCAGATCGATATCTCAGAGGCCCAGGTCTGGGCCACTCTTCACACCGGCAACCAGGAGTCGTCTTTCATCATGCACGGGATGAAGAGGATGAGATGGGGGCATCGCACCCCAGGGGTCTATCCTTACACTATCCTCCCCTGCAAAGACGGTTTTATGAGCATGATCGCCATCCAGGGCTATCAATGGAAGAAGTTCCTGGAGTTGATGGGCGATGGGCAGGTGCCGGAGTGGTACTCCAGCGACCCCAGGTTCCAGGACCGCCGTGAGATAAGCCTGAAATATGCTGACGAGATGGACAGCCGGCTAGCACCCTGGCTCATGTCCCACACCAAGCGGGAGACGTATCAACTCTGTCTGGAGAAGAGGATCCCCTTCGCCCCGGTGAGGAACATGGAAGAGGTGGTCAACGACGAGCACCTTAAAGTGCGGGAGTATTTTGTTGAGTTGGATCATCCCGCAGCCGGCAAGCTGAAGTACCCCGGTGCCCCCGGCAAGCTCTCTGAGACGGCCTGGAAAATAGAGCGGCCGGCGCCTCTCCTGGGGCAGCACAACGAGGAGGTCTACTGTCAACGTCTTGGATATGCCAAAGAAGAATTGGCCAAGCTTCGCATGGGGGGAATCCTTTGAGCGCCGCCAAGCAGTATCCCCTTCAGGGTTTACGGGTAATCAACTTCGGCTGGGTATTTGCTGGCCCCTACCTGGCCACCATGCTGGGTGATCTGGGAGCCGAGGTTATCAAGGTGGAGACCAGGAGCCGCATAGACTCCATGAGGCTTAGCCCTGACAATCTGGACAGGGACCCAGACCGGGACCCCTGGTTTCACAGTGGTGTCCGTAACCAGTTGAGTGTCACCCTGGATATGGCCCAACCTCAAGCCATCCCCGTGCTCAAGAACTTGATCAAAATAAGCGACATCGTGATTGAGAACTTCTCTCCTAAGGTAATGAAGGAGCATGGCCTGGACTATCAGTCCCTGGTGAAAGTGAATCCTGGTATTATTATGATCTCTCTGCCCGCTACCGGGCATTACGGCCCTCTGCGCGACGCCCAGACCTATGGGCCTTCCCTGACTGGACTGGCTGGGATTG
This sequence is a window from Chloroflexota bacterium. Protein-coding genes within it:
- a CDS encoding CoA transferase, which produces MTDKALSGLKVLEWADFIAGPYCGKLLADLGAEVIKIEKPGVGDESRQRGPFPAHIPHPEKSGLFLYLNSNKLGITLNVDTATGRKIFKELLKTTDILIEDHTPAAMEKLGLDYPNLQKVNPALIMVSITAFGQTGPYRDYKGYAINASALGGQSVCAGEPGREPLTPPLCLGHYQSGAAGATAAMAALFARELSGKGQQIDISEAQVWATLHTGNQESSFIMHGMKRMRWGHRTPGVYPYTILPCKDGFMSMIAIQGYQWKKFLELMGDGQVPEWYSSDPRFQDRREISLKYADEMDSRLAPWLMSHTKRETYQLCLEKRIPFAPVRNMEEVVNDEHLKVREYFVELDHPAAGKLKYPGAPGKLSETAWKIERPAPLLGQHNEEVYCQRLGYAKEELAKLRMGGIL